In a genomic window of Microbacterium amylolyticum:
- the smc gene encoding chromosome segregation protein SMC: MHLKSLTLKGFKSFAKPTTFVLEPGVTAIVGPNGSGKSNVVDGLAWVMGEQGAKSLRGGKMEDVIFAGTATRGPLGRAEVQLTIDNADGALPIDYSEVSIRRTLFRSGQSEYAINGETCRLLDVQELLSDSGLGREMHVIVGQGRLDTVLRATPEERRGFIEEAAGILKHRRRKEKTVRKLDAMEQNLARLSDLAGEVRRQLKPLGRQAEIARQAQTIAAVVRDAKSRIYADDVLQLKAALEEFARGERERHTERIALEDQVATVRARIAHLERSQTARAVDEAQRVLFGLEQAQERIRGLFTLANQRLSLLGADADDHQAVVTVSQQAIDAAREEVTRLKDGIGDAQDAAQAASRAVGSVRTDLDALDAEIARQSALVSEHDMKLNTLRGSAEAAQQTLDAVRGAVVRQQQALDAANDRRAQAEADVSALEAAEASEERAAHHQSDYERAQRDVSAAEKALEEVRGAHREAEREADALTAKVAALGSALDVTNAAGSIIARDDDGVMGLVSESVQVRAGFEQAIEAVLGPLAEGVLVARRDDAYRLAATTGDAGAVDVVIAEAEQGDAVPAVSGADRAIDVVSAPSGIKGVLASVLIVSELADAPAIFDGLPEGWRSSAIVVTRNGEVATLRTVRAGSGGGTSRLALQAERDDAAALLEQVSGEVERLAQERQMCQRRVQETRAVQRNALEALRGHDARLAQEAERVNRVTVRHEAAVAECERLSNDLVRAQEAVTDSEARATRAAAELAAMQQLPRPSLDVSAREGLQEALEKAREDEMAARLDVETTRERVRAAEAHAAGLENQREREQRAAEQAARRAVLRQRQRDIAEGVAEQLPAILDSVDRSVSQARIALSEAEKTRSSVSQELRGLRDQETTIRERLAGITQAVHGVELQVHEKKLHLVSITERVQSELGISEDILLAEYGPDQPVPLDDVLAEQTRDDDELDGEPESVPYVRAEQEKRLRTAERKLSQLGRVNPLALEEFAALEQRHSFLTEQLDDLVRTRKDLQSIIGDLDERMQRIFADAFEDTKQAFGEIFPILFPGGAGSISLTNPDDMLTTGIEVSVRPVGKKIERLSLLSGGERSLAAVALLTAIFQARPSPFYILDEVEAALDDANLGRLLGVFEKLRENSQLLVITHQKRTMEIADALYGVSMRQDGVSAVVGQRIVERSAS, encoded by the coding sequence TCGTAGCGGCCAGAGCGAATATGCGATCAACGGTGAAACGTGTCGCCTGCTCGATGTGCAGGAATTGCTGAGCGACTCCGGACTGGGCCGAGAGATGCACGTCATCGTTGGCCAGGGGCGGCTCGACACGGTACTGCGCGCGACGCCGGAAGAGCGCCGCGGGTTCATCGAAGAAGCTGCCGGAATCTTGAAGCACCGTCGCCGCAAGGAAAAGACCGTGCGCAAGCTCGACGCGATGGAGCAGAATCTTGCACGGTTGAGCGACCTCGCGGGGGAGGTGCGGCGGCAACTGAAGCCGCTCGGACGTCAGGCCGAGATTGCCCGCCAGGCTCAGACGATTGCCGCGGTTGTTCGCGATGCGAAGTCGCGCATTTACGCCGATGACGTCCTGCAGCTGAAGGCCGCTCTGGAAGAGTTCGCGCGCGGTGAGCGCGAACGTCACACGGAACGGATCGCGCTTGAAGATCAGGTGGCGACCGTGCGAGCGCGCATCGCGCATCTGGAGCGCTCGCAGACCGCGCGTGCCGTGGACGAGGCTCAGAGAGTGCTTTTCGGCCTGGAACAGGCGCAGGAGCGTATCCGCGGCCTCTTCACGCTCGCGAATCAACGCCTGAGCCTGCTCGGCGCCGACGCGGACGATCATCAGGCCGTTGTGACGGTGTCGCAGCAGGCAATCGACGCCGCTCGTGAAGAGGTCACGCGCCTCAAAGATGGGATCGGCGATGCGCAGGACGCGGCGCAAGCGGCCTCACGCGCCGTCGGCAGCGTTCGCACTGATCTTGACGCTCTTGATGCCGAGATCGCCAGGCAGAGTGCGCTGGTGTCCGAGCACGACATGAAGCTCAACACGCTTCGCGGCTCGGCAGAAGCGGCTCAGCAAACCCTTGACGCGGTGCGAGGTGCCGTTGTCCGCCAGCAGCAGGCGCTCGATGCCGCGAATGATCGTCGTGCGCAGGCGGAGGCCGACGTTTCCGCTCTCGAGGCTGCCGAAGCGTCAGAAGAACGCGCCGCCCATCATCAGAGTGACTATGAACGGGCACAGCGCGACGTGTCCGCGGCGGAGAAGGCGCTCGAAGAGGTGCGCGGCGCGCATCGCGAGGCCGAGCGCGAGGCGGATGCGCTCACCGCCAAGGTCGCGGCGCTCGGCTCGGCCCTCGACGTGACGAACGCGGCGGGATCGATCATTGCCCGGGACGACGACGGCGTCATGGGATTGGTCAGCGAATCGGTCCAGGTGCGAGCCGGCTTTGAACAGGCGATCGAAGCAGTGCTCGGGCCACTCGCGGAGGGCGTGCTCGTGGCTCGTCGCGATGATGCCTATCGTCTGGCGGCAACAACCGGTGACGCCGGCGCCGTTGACGTTGTGATTGCCGAGGCCGAACAGGGTGATGCGGTTCCCGCCGTGTCCGGCGCCGATCGCGCAATCGATGTTGTCAGCGCGCCCTCCGGAATCAAGGGCGTGCTCGCGTCCGTTCTCATCGTGTCGGAGCTCGCCGATGCGCCCGCCATCTTCGACGGCCTTCCCGAGGGCTGGCGCTCGAGCGCGATCGTCGTGACCCGCAACGGTGAGGTGGCGACCCTGCGCACCGTGCGGGCAGGTTCCGGCGGAGGAACGTCTCGCTTGGCGCTCCAGGCAGAGCGGGACGATGCCGCCGCCCTCCTCGAGCAGGTCAGTGGTGAGGTCGAGAGGCTCGCACAGGAGCGACAGATGTGCCAACGGCGCGTGCAGGAGACACGCGCCGTCCAGCGCAACGCGCTCGAAGCTCTTCGCGGACATGATGCACGGCTGGCGCAAGAAGCCGAGCGCGTGAACCGCGTCACCGTGCGCCACGAAGCAGCAGTTGCCGAGTGCGAACGGCTGAGCAACGATCTCGTTCGTGCGCAGGAAGCCGTCACCGATTCTGAGGCCCGCGCTACGCGCGCAGCGGCCGAACTTGCTGCGATGCAGCAGCTGCCGCGGCCGAGCTTGGACGTCTCCGCACGCGAGGGTCTGCAGGAGGCGCTCGAAAAAGCTCGTGAAGACGAGATGGCGGCGCGGCTGGACGTTGAGACCACGCGCGAGCGGGTGCGTGCGGCCGAGGCGCACGCGGCCGGACTCGAAAACCAGCGCGAACGCGAACAGCGTGCCGCGGAACAGGCAGCGCGTCGCGCCGTGCTTCGGCAGCGGCAACGCGATATCGCCGAGGGCGTCGCAGAACAGCTTCCGGCTATCCTTGATTCGGTAGATCGTTCCGTTTCTCAGGCTCGGATCGCGCTATCCGAGGCGGAGAAGACGCGTAGCTCGGTATCACAGGAGCTTCGCGGCCTGCGCGACCAGGAGACGACGATTCGCGAGCGGCTCGCCGGTATTACCCAGGCCGTACACGGTGTGGAATTGCAGGTGCACGAGAAGAAGCTGCACCTTGTCAGCATCACCGAACGCGTTCAGTCGGAGCTGGGGATCAGCGAAGATATTCTGCTGGCGGAATATGGTCCGGATCAGCCCGTTCCTCTTGATGACGTGCTCGCAGAGCAGACGCGAGATGATGACGAGCTCGACGGCGAGCCGGAGAGCGTTCCCTATGTTCGCGCGGAACAGGAAAAGCGCCTACGTACCGCCGAACGCAAGCTCAGCCAACTGGGCCGAGTGAACCCGCTCGCGCTGGAGGAATTCGCCGCACTCGAACAGCGCCACAGCTTCCTCACCGAGCAGCTGGATGATCTGGTGCGCACCCGCAAAGACCTGCAGTCGATCATCGGAGATCTTGACGAGCGGATGCAGCGAATCTTTGCCGACGCTTTCGAAGACACGAAGCAGGCGTTCGGCGAGATCTTTCCGATTCTGTTCCCTGGAGGGGCTGGTTCGATTTCGCTGACGAACCCCGACGACATGCTCACAACGGGTATTGAAGTGTCCGTTCGACCCGTCGGAAAGAAAATCGAACGGTTGTCATTGCTGTCGGGTGGTGAGCGTTCTCTCGCGGCCGTCGCCTTGTTGACGGCAATCTTCCAGGCCAGGCCCAGTCCCTTTTACATCCTTGACGAGGTCGAGGCTGCGCTCGACGATGCAAACCTCGGCCGGCTGCTCGGCGTCTTCGAGAAGCTACGGGAGAACAGCCAGTTGTTGGTGATCACTCACCAGAAGCGCACGATGGAGATCGCGGATGCGCTGTACGGCGTTTCGATGCGACAAGACGGAGTGTCGGCCGTGGTCGGTCAGCGCATTGTCGAGCGGTCTGCGTCGTGA
- a CDS encoding class I SAM-dependent methyltransferase: MTLAEAYDAVAPTLRRWPDVEAHDLVAADQSDRLILREAEPFAVDTRDIVVIGDRYGALTLSLLAALPDVRVRLHQDLITGERALVRNAEVLGADPARITWHDLDDTLVRDATLVLLVLPRGLDALDEISAVIAASARDDVRVVAGGRVKHMTPSMNETLAAHFTAVHASRGASKSRVLHASRPTRPASERTWPRTRRHDDVGLTLVAHGAAFAGTSLDIGTRFLLEHLGQIPHTRDAIDLGCGTGALAAAYALARPGTRVIASDRSAAAVASARETMTANGVDDRVTVVRDDGLAQQPDASADLVLLNPPFHSGAAVTDAIAPRLFADAARVLRPGGELWTVWNSHLRYRPQLESIVGPTRQIARNRTFTITATTGR; encoded by the coding sequence GTGACCCTCGCCGAAGCCTACGATGCTGTTGCGCCCACGCTGAGACGGTGGCCAGACGTCGAGGCGCACGATCTGGTGGCCGCTGATCAGAGTGATCGACTGATTCTTCGTGAAGCGGAACCGTTCGCGGTTGATACCCGCGACATCGTCGTGATCGGCGATCGCTACGGAGCGCTGACGCTCTCTCTCCTTGCGGCGCTGCCCGATGTGCGCGTGCGTTTGCATCAGGACCTGATCACGGGGGAGCGGGCGCTTGTTCGCAACGCGGAGGTGCTTGGCGCGGATCCGGCGAGGATCACCTGGCACGATCTCGATGACACGCTTGTTCGCGATGCCACGCTCGTTCTACTGGTGCTTCCGCGCGGGCTCGACGCACTCGATGAAATCTCGGCTGTTATCGCCGCGTCAGCACGCGATGACGTGCGCGTTGTTGCGGGCGGCCGCGTGAAGCACATGACGCCATCGATGAACGAGACGCTGGCCGCCCACTTCACCGCCGTGCACGCGAGCAGGGGCGCGTCGAAATCGCGCGTGCTGCATGCGTCGCGGCCAACGCGACCGGCGTCGGAGCGGACGTGGCCGCGCACTCGCCGGCATGATGACGTGGGGCTCACTCTCGTCGCTCACGGGGCCGCCTTCGCCGGAACATCCCTCGATATCGGCACACGCTTTCTTCTCGAGCACCTCGGCCAGATCCCGCACACCCGCGACGCGATCGACCTGGGGTGCGGAACGGGCGCGCTTGCCGCGGCCTATGCGCTGGCCCGCCCCGGCACGCGGGTGATCGCTTCCGATCGCTCGGCGGCAGCCGTTGCCTCCGCGCGAGAAACGATGACGGCGAACGGTGTCGACGATCGCGTGACCGTGGTTCGTGACGATGGTCTCGCGCAGCAGCCCGACGCCTCCGCTGACCTCGTCCTGCTGAACCCACCGTTTCACTCGGGAGCAGCCGTGACGGATGCGATCGCACCGCGGCTCTTCGCCGACGCCGCCCGCGTTTTACGCCCCGGAGGTGAGCTGTGGACGGTGTGGAACAGCCACCTGCGCTACCGCCCTCAGCTCGAAAGCATCGTCGGGCCCACCCGGCAGATCGCGCGCAATCGCACCTTCACGATCACGGCGACGACGGGCCGGTAG
- a CDS encoding 3'-5' exonuclease, giving the protein MAFDEIIAQYAPVAGQPLSRVAVFDLETTGIDVVRDRIVTAYVGVLDEHGNVIDERSWLADPGIDIPEAASAVHGISTERARTEGRPAADVVTEIVDALRALLECGIPVVAYNASFDFSVLKNEAIRHDITPIERPMPVFDPLVVDKQHDRFRRGKRTLDLVAAHYGVPLEDAHEASADAIAAGRVALAIAGRYSKDLPDSAAELHALQIIWAKEQATSLTEYLVKVGRMQPGESVNGSWPVK; this is encoded by the coding sequence ATGGCTTTCGACGAAATCATCGCGCAGTATGCGCCGGTCGCGGGTCAGCCGCTCAGCCGAGTGGCGGTGTTCGACCTCGAAACCACCGGAATCGACGTTGTTCGCGATCGCATCGTCACGGCGTACGTCGGCGTTCTCGACGAGCACGGAAACGTCATCGACGAGCGCTCCTGGCTGGCCGACCCCGGCATTGATATCCCCGAGGCTGCCTCGGCCGTTCACGGTATCTCCACGGAGCGCGCGCGTACGGAGGGGCGCCCGGCCGCAGACGTCGTCACCGAGATCGTCGATGCCCTTCGCGCACTCCTCGAATGCGGTATCCCCGTCGTCGCGTACAACGCATCGTTCGATTTTTCGGTGCTGAAGAACGAGGCGATTCGCCACGACATCACTCCGATCGAGCGCCCGATGCCCGTCTTTGACCCGCTCGTGGTGGACAAGCAACACGATCGCTTTCGCCGCGGCAAGCGCACTCTGGATCTCGTTGCCGCCCACTACGGCGTGCCGCTCGAGGACGCACACGAGGCGTCGGCCGACGCGATTGCTGCGGGTCGCGTTGCTTTGGCGATCGCCGGACGTTATTCGAAGGATCTCCCGGACTCTGCCGCGGAGCTTCACGCGCTACAGATCATTTGGGCGAAGGAACAGGCCACAAGCCTCACGGAATACCTCGTGAAGGTGGGCCGGATGCAGCCGGGCGAGTCCGTCAACGGCTCCTGGCCCGTCAAGTAA
- a CDS encoding alpha/beta fold hydrolase, whose translation MPVPSPYAQQLAAIPVSRRVVTVAGSDTVFWEYGPADAPLTILAVHGFRGDHHGLEPIVAHMPDVRWIMPDLPGFGETGRLNRPHDLAAFTAWLREFAASVAPGAVILGHSFGSIVVAAAVVEGLPTPRVVLVNPIGAPALQGPRAVLTRLAQFYYWASANLPPRIGTWLLRSRLIVRVMSVAMAKTRDAGLRRWIHNQHDRFFSGFADRASLHEAFVTSVSHDVRAYAPEMPQPTMLVAAVRDDITPIAAERRLATMFPDATLVEIDDVGHLIHYEKPAEAAAAIRDFLA comes from the coding sequence GTGCCAGTGCCTTCTCCGTACGCCCAGCAACTCGCGGCGATTCCGGTGTCTCGTCGCGTTGTGACTGTCGCCGGATCCGACACGGTGTTTTGGGAGTACGGGCCGGCCGACGCGCCGCTGACGATTCTCGCCGTTCACGGTTTTCGTGGAGACCATCATGGCCTTGAACCGATCGTCGCCCACATGCCCGACGTCCGATGGATCATGCCTGATCTTCCGGGGTTCGGCGAAACCGGTCGCTTGAATCGGCCGCATGACCTTGCCGCCTTCACCGCGTGGCTTCGGGAGTTCGCCGCGAGTGTCGCGCCGGGCGCTGTGATCCTCGGTCACTCGTTCGGATCGATTGTCGTAGCGGCCGCGGTGGTCGAGGGCCTTCCGACGCCGCGAGTTGTGCTGGTCAATCCCATCGGCGCCCCGGCATTGCAGGGGCCGCGGGCGGTTCTGACGCGGTTGGCGCAGTTCTATTACTGGGCGTCGGCGAATCTTCCCCCGCGGATCGGCACCTGGTTGCTGCGTTCGCGCCTCATCGTCCGGGTGATGAGCGTGGCGATGGCAAAGACGCGTGACGCCGGGCTGCGCCGCTGGATCCACAATCAGCACGATCGCTTTTTCTCGGGATTCGCCGACAGGGCATCCCTGCACGAGGCGTTTGTGACGAGCGTCTCGCATGATGTGCGCGCGTATGCGCCCGAGATGCCGCAGCCGACCATGTTAGTGGCCGCCGTGCGCGACGACATCACGCCCATTGCTGCGGAGCGCCGGCTTGCCACGATGTTTCCCGACGCGACGCTTGTCGAGATCGACGATGTGGGGCACCTGATCCACTACGAAAAGCCTGCCGAAGCTGCGGCCGCGATTCGCGACTTTCTCGCGTAG
- a CDS encoding Lrp/AsnC family transcriptional regulator: protein MTSLDQVDLELIAALSDDPRVTVVALAERLRLSRNTVQARMSRLDKAGVFQSFERSISPTALGFPLQAFVSIGVDQASLPQITEELRRVPEVVQVHGVSGQVDLLALVACRDARHLFDVDARILSVSGVDRTETQLVMSEAISYRVSGLMELARRENRR from the coding sequence ATGACCTCCCTCGATCAAGTCGACCTCGAGCTGATTGCCGCACTCAGCGACGATCCGCGCGTTACGGTCGTCGCGCTGGCTGAACGGCTGCGCCTCTCGCGCAACACGGTGCAGGCTCGGATGTCCCGACTTGATAAGGCGGGGGTTTTCCAGTCGTTCGAGCGATCGATTTCGCCGACCGCCCTTGGCTTCCCTCTGCAGGCATTCGTGTCGATCGGCGTGGACCAGGCGTCGCTGCCGCAGATCACCGAGGAACTCCGGCGCGTTCCCGAGGTCGTGCAGGTGCACGGTGTCTCCGGCCAGGTCGATCTTCTTGCTCTCGTAGCGTGCCGCGACGCACGACACCTGTTCGACGTTGACGCTCGGATTCTGAGCGTCTCAGGCGTCGACCGCACCGAGACGCAGCTCGTGATGAGCGAAGCGATTTCCTACCGTGTCTCCGGGCTGATGGAACTCGCTCGACGCGAGAACCGCCGCTAA
- a CDS encoding polysaccharide deacetylase family protein, which translates to MMSRSQRVTRQRRRRLLRTITVALVAIVVVIVVLVWRGSATSTDAPVGHDPTSAVPSPTPTSNETPAPDEPQDAGACSVTLSAEGITDQTTTHENGALFSPLPQPVRDDVVFAGWYQTELAAEGLDRSQRVGLATRVACEDGALTLHGAWLSSDEVTDAAVGVPVLMYHQFTDQPEGIDDPLRLNWAYAGDVDDHMRYLAENDFYLPSWEELDAFIDGALYLPPESVIVTDDDAHASWFDLAVPIVNRYEILSTSFVITKWRDEPTPSPYVLQRSHTHDMHEAGANGEGRMVNWSPEEIAADLETSAAILGAKEVVAYPFGHYDERTKEGMRLAGFELGLTIEPGRVYAGADKLALPRVRIDYGMDVDALAALVG; encoded by the coding sequence ATGATGAGCCGATCTCAGCGCGTCACTCGGCAGCGCCGCCGCCGTCTGCTGCGCACGATCACCGTAGCGCTCGTCGCGATCGTCGTCGTCATCGTCGTGCTCGTCTGGCGCGGATCGGCAACGTCGACAGATGCGCCGGTCGGACACGATCCGACATCCGCAGTGCCTTCCCCGACTCCGACGTCGAACGAAACCCCTGCGCCGGACGAACCACAGGATGCCGGCGCGTGTTCCGTCACGCTGTCTGCTGAGGGCATCACCGATCAGACCACGACACACGAAAACGGCGCACTGTTTTCGCCCCTCCCCCAGCCTGTTCGCGACGACGTCGTGTTCGCCGGCTGGTACCAGACCGAACTGGCGGCAGAAGGACTCGACAGGTCACAGCGCGTCGGTCTCGCGACGCGAGTCGCGTGCGAGGACGGCGCGCTCACCCTCCATGGCGCATGGCTCAGCAGCGACGAAGTGACCGATGCCGCGGTGGGAGTGCCCGTTTTGATGTATCACCAATTCACGGATCAGCCCGAGGGCATCGACGATCCGTTACGCCTGAACTGGGCGTACGCCGGAGACGTCGACGATCACATGCGATACCTGGCGGAGAACGACTTCTACCTCCCCAGCTGGGAAGAGCTCGACGCCTTCATCGACGGGGCTCTCTACCTGCCTCCGGAATCTGTGATCGTCACCGATGATGACGCGCACGCGAGCTGGTTCGACCTCGCCGTTCCGATCGTGAACAGGTACGAGATCCTCTCAACGAGTTTCGTCATCACGAAGTGGCGCGATGAGCCCACACCTTCGCCCTACGTTCTGCAGCGATCGCACACGCATGACATGCACGAAGCGGGCGCAAACGGCGAGGGCAGAATGGTCAATTGGTCGCCGGAAGAGATCGCTGCCGATCTCGAGACCTCCGCCGCCATCCTCGGGGCGAAAGAGGTTGTCGCGTATCCGTTCGGCCACTACGACGAGCGTACGAAAGAAGGCATGCGCCTCGCCGGATTCGAATTGGGTCTGACAATCGAACCGGGCCGCGTGTACGCCGGAGCAGACAAGTTGGCCCTGCCGCGGGTACGGATCGACTACGGCATGGACGTCGACGCGCTCGCCGCGCTCGTGGGGTAG
- a CDS encoding histidine phosphatase family protein, giving the protein MTVIALLRHGQTEWNRARRVQGRSDIPLNETGRAQAAAAAEALRGGEYTRITASPLLRAKETAEIIGQSLGLGEPALFDGLMERCYGEAEGMDVSTYWETYAGGKVVPGAETDDEVLARAVQTLIDIAAGGPEDEHVIAVAHGGLIRRVLEHASDGRYPLPNERIENGSQQIIEVTGSEFRVLSYVGV; this is encoded by the coding sequence GTGACTGTGATTGCTCTGCTCCGCCATGGCCAGACCGAATGGAACCGCGCCCGACGGGTACAGGGGCGTAGCGACATTCCCCTCAACGAAACGGGTCGCGCACAGGCGGCGGCCGCCGCAGAAGCCCTCCGCGGAGGCGAGTACACCCGGATCACCGCGAGCCCCCTGCTCAGGGCGAAGGAAACCGCCGAGATTATCGGACAGAGCCTCGGCCTCGGAGAGCCCGCCCTGTTCGATGGGCTCATGGAACGCTGTTATGGCGAGGCGGAGGGCATGGACGTGTCAACGTACTGGGAAACCTACGCCGGCGGCAAGGTTGTTCCCGGCGCCGAAACGGACGATGAGGTTCTCGCCCGTGCGGTCCAGACACTGATTGACATTGCCGCAGGCGGTCCAGAAGACGAGCACGTGATCGCTGTGGCGCACGGCGGGCTGATTCGGCGCGTTCTCGAGCACGCTTCGGACGGCCGGTATCCGTTGCCGAATGAACGAATCGAAAACGGGTCCCAGCAGATCATCGAGGTCACCGGCTCCGAGTTCCGCGTGCTGTCGTACGTCGGCGTCTAG
- a CDS encoding Sir2 family NAD-dependent protein deacetylase, protein MTFAETSDTQVRRQIDRAVEALSGRRLAVLTGAGVSTDSGIPDYRGEGAPRRSPMTAQMFLADPAARTRYWVGSHFGWQAFSAAQPNAGHTSLARLERTGHTTGVVTQNVDGLHLRAGSNRVVELHGTMRRVLCTECGQVFDRRDIGSRIERENPWITVPENVPLGPDGDVAPDADLDFRIPDCTVCGGLLKPEVVFFGEYIPTERFREAEQVVLAADALVIAGSSLVVNSGIRLVERARRRRLPIVVINRGTTKGDQRATVKVEGGTSEVLAALAEELPPLS, encoded by the coding sequence GTGACGTTCGCCGAGACATCCGACACCCAGGTGCGCCGACAGATCGACCGCGCGGTCGAAGCTCTGTCCGGTCGTCGGCTTGCGGTGCTGACGGGTGCTGGTGTCTCCACCGATTCCGGCATTCCCGACTATCGGGGCGAGGGGGCGCCTCGGCGCTCCCCCATGACCGCACAGATGTTCTTGGCGGATCCGGCCGCGCGCACCCGCTACTGGGTGGGTTCGCACTTCGGCTGGCAGGCATTCTCGGCCGCTCAGCCGAACGCCGGCCACACCTCGCTCGCCCGCCTGGAGCGCACGGGGCATACGACGGGTGTGGTGACGCAGAACGTCGATGGCCTCCACCTGCGGGCTGGGTCGAACCGCGTGGTTGAGCTCCACGGAACCATGCGCCGCGTTCTCTGCACCGAGTGCGGGCAGGTGTTCGATCGGCGCGATATCGGTTCACGCATCGAGCGCGAGAATCCGTGGATCACGGTCCCCGAGAATGTTCCGCTGGGGCCGGACGGCGATGTTGCGCCCGACGCCGACCTCGATTTTCGTATTCCCGATTGCACGGTCTGCGGCGGGCTCCTCAAACCCGAGGTGGTGTTCTTCGGCGAGTACATTCCCACCGAGCGCTTCCGTGAAGCGGAGCAGGTTGTTCTGGCGGCCGATGCCCTCGTGATCGCGGGTTCCTCCCTCGTCGTTAACAGCGGCATTCGCCTCGTCGAACGTGCACGACGGCGCCGACTTCCGATTGTCGTCATCAATCGTGGGACGACGAAGGGCGATCAGCGGGCGACGGTAAAGGTGGAGGGCGGAACCAGCGAGGTTCTCGCCGCCCTGGCCGAGGAGCTTCCGCCCCTCTCATAA
- a CDS encoding TrmH family RNA methyltransferase — translation MQRVHIDDPADPQLADYRNLTDVALRRVLEPQGGLYMAESAKVLGRAIAAGHAPRSVLTAEKWLDDVEELVGDSDIPVFVVPDAVAEQVTGYTVHRGILAAMHRPALPSVAEVLRDARTVLVLEDIVDHTNVGAAFRGAAGLGADAVLVTPRCADPLYRRSVRVSMGTVFQVPWTRLPEWRTKGGDGAAEVLHASGFHIAAMALAEDAVPLDRFAAERPERVAFAMGSEGPGLSRWAQESADTKVIIPMAGGVDSLNVASASAVALWALQHPPA, via the coding sequence ATGCAGCGTGTGCACATCGACGATCCCGCGGACCCGCAACTGGCCGATTACCGCAACCTCACCGACGTCGCCCTGCGCCGTGTTCTAGAGCCCCAGGGGGGGCTGTACATGGCTGAATCCGCCAAGGTGCTCGGCCGCGCGATTGCGGCGGGGCATGCGCCGAGATCCGTTCTGACGGCGGAGAAATGGCTTGACGACGTCGAGGAGCTGGTCGGCGACAGCGACATTCCGGTTTTCGTCGTGCCGGACGCGGTGGCCGAACAGGTCACCGGATACACCGTGCACCGCGGCATTCTTGCGGCGATGCACCGCCCGGCGCTTCCCTCCGTTGCCGAGGTGCTGCGTGACGCGCGAACCGTGCTCGTTCTGGAGGACATCGTCGACCACACCAACGTTGGCGCGGCCTTTCGCGGAGCCGCGGGCCTGGGAGCTGATGCTGTTCTTGTGACGCCGCGCTGCGCCGATCCGCTGTACCGGCGCAGTGTGCGCGTGTCGATGGGAACGGTTTTTCAGGTGCCGTGGACGCGACTTCCCGAATGGCGCACAAAAGGCGGCGACGGGGCCGCAGAGGTTCTGCATGCGTCAGGGTTTCACATTGCCGCGATGGCGCTGGCGGAGGACGCGGTTCCCCTCGATCGCTTCGCGGCCGAGCGCCCGGAGCGGGTGGCGTTTGCAATGGGCTCCGAAGGGCCGGGCCTCAGCCGCTGGGCGCAGGAATCCGCCGACACGAAGGTGATCATCCCGATGGCGGGAGGCGTTGATTCTCTCAACGTGGCCTCCGCGTCTGCGGTTGCGCTGTGGGCGCTTCAGCACCCACCGGCCTGA
- a CDS encoding SGNH/GDSL hydrolase family protein: MNSTEARTPFVPNDDAHPWRRMVSVGDSFTEGLGDPEESSPGGHRGWADRVAEVLASQVDGFAYANLAVRGKLIRQIHDEQIEAAVSLKPDLVTLGAGGNDVIRPGTDPDEIATLFDETVTRLSADGAAVVVFTGFDVAWNPVFRPFRGKIAIYNENVRAIADKHDAIVADLWALKEIQDPRFWATDRLHLNTLGHHEVARMVLRALNVPNGLQPMRPDPTPQRTWRAARGDDLVWARTHLVPWVLRRLRHQSSGDGVLPKRPDVVPVIGGDSGV; this comes from the coding sequence ATGAACTCGACCGAGGCACGCACACCCTTCGTCCCGAACGATGATGCTCACCCCTGGCGACGGATGGTATCCGTTGGCGATTCCTTCACGGAGGGGCTAGGAGACCCGGAAGAGTCATCACCGGGGGGACACCGCGGCTGGGCCGATCGCGTCGCCGAGGTGCTGGCATCGCAGGTGGACGGCTTCGCCTATGCCAACCTCGCGGTGCGGGGAAAGCTGATCCGGCAGATTCACGACGAGCAGATCGAGGCCGCTGTGTCTCTCAAGCCCGATCTGGTGACTCTCGGGGCTGGGGGCAATGACGTCATCCGGCCCGGAACCGACCCCGACGAGATCGCCACACTTTTCGATGAAACCGTCACCCGTTTGAGCGCCGATGGCGCCGCCGTCGTCGTATTCACGGGCTTCGACGTTGCCTGGAACCCGGTGTTCCGCCCGTTCCGCGGCAAGATTGCGATCTACAACGAGAACGTCCGAGCGATCGCCGATAAACACGATGCGATCGTTGCCGATCTGTGGGCGCTGAAGGAGATCCAGGATCCGCGTTTCTGGGCAACCGACCGCCTGCATCTGAACACGCTGGGACACCACGAGGTCGCACGGATGGTCCTCCGCGCGCTCAACGTGCCCAACGGCCTTCAGCCGATGCGGCCCGATCCCACCCCGCAGCGGACATGGCGCGCGGCCCGCGGCGATGATCTCGTGTGGGCGCGCACTCACCTGGTCCCGTGGGTGCTTCGGCGCCTGCGCCATCAGTCATCCGGCGATGGCGTTCTTCCGAAGCGTCCCGATGTCGTGCCGGTCATCGGCGGCGATAGCGGAGTCTGA